CTGCGTGTCACCGTACCGTACGGTGAGCGAAGTGCGTACATATAGATACCGGATTCCAGACCTTCCGGTTCGAATTCGATGGTATTCTCACCACGCACCGCCTCGATGGTCTCAGAATAGACTTCTTGACCGAGTAGATCCATGACAATGAATTCCACTTCATGGGCATTCATCAAAGTGAAGTTCACCTCGGTGCGGAATTGGAAAGGATTGGGAGAATTCTGTGAGACCTTGGGTTTGAAGGACTCAACGGTCTGGATACTCGTGGTCCCATCTTCGGCCACTGCCACTCGATATCCTTCGAAGTCCAGAGGGCCTTCGACCACCGAACCTACCAGATTGAGATAGGCCGTGACCTGAATGACCAGATCGAACACCCCGATCTCAGTAGGTGTACCTGTGAGTACCGCACATCCGAGTGCTCCTCCTAGGAAGGTACAGTATCCATCGGTCTGAGATGCACACTGATAGCTAAGGCCAGCAGGAAGTCCCATCACATCATCTACAGAGGCAGAATCGATGGGCAGCGGTGGTAATCCCGCACCTGGTACCTGACTGGCATTGGATGGCACTTTGAGGTCCAATTGAGTGTTGTAAAGCTCATTGACTACTGCAGGTGGGAAATTGGTGGCCGTATCAGGCCATACACCGAAGAGCGAGTCCACGTAGAGTGGGTTCGGGTCACATTGGGCCTGTGTATTCAGACCCAGTGTACAGAGAACAAGTACTCCGAGTAAAACTCTCTTCATGTATCAATCTTCATCGAGGTCCTTCTCCACCTGTTCCATGAACAGTAGATCCTGGGCCTCATTCAACGTAGGAGTGATATTCAGTACGGTGTCCAATTGGGAAATAGAGACCAACTTGGCAACAGCCGGTTCCAATCCGGTGAGGATGAAAGTCCCATCCTCTCCTTTGCATAGACGATTGGCCACCAGGATCGCACTCAATCCAGATGAATCGCAATAGCGTGTCCCTGTGAGGTCGATGATGATATTCTTGACCCCGTTCTTATTCAGATAGACCAACTCGGACTTAAGGTCTGGAGCATGTTGTGCATCCAATTTCTCCAGCTCACTCTTGACCAGTGTGTACTTCTCCTTACTATCTATTCTGAACTTCATGTTCCTTAGTTCTCAGTTCCAAGCAAAGCTAACATTATTCTAATTGCGGTTCAATTGCTGCGCAAGCAGGAAAATGACCGCCATGCGTATGGCCACTCCGTTCTCCACTTGATCCAGAATGATCGAAGAATCGGAGTCGGCAAGCTCTGAGGTGATCTCCACCCCGCGATTGATCGGACCCGGGTGCATGACCACCAGGTCCTTCCCTACCTTGTCCATCAAGTCGCGGTTGAGTTGATACTTGAGTGTATAGTCTCTCAATGAAGGTAGATTGGATTGCTCCTGCCTCTCGAGTTGTATACGGAGCATATTCAGCCCATCTGCCCAGCGCATGGTCTCTTCCAAGTCATGGGATACCGATACTCCTAATGTATCTATGTATTTGGGAATAAGCGTACTAGGACCACACACCTGCACTTCTGCTCCAAGTGTTTTGAGGCAATGGATATTGCTCAGGGCCACCCGGCTGTGCTTGATATCCCCTACGATGGCGATGCGTTTTCCCTTGAGGCTCTCAAATCGCTCGAGCAAAGAGAAGGAGTCCAAGAGGGCCTGTGTGGGGTGCTCATGGGTTCCATCCCCGGCATTGATCACCCGGCTATCTACATTCTTGGATAGGAAGAGGGCAGCTCCGGGCTCGGGATGGCGCATGACGATGATATCCACCTTCATCGCCAGGATATTGTTGACCGTATCGATGAGGGTCTCTCCTTTTTTAACAGAAGATGCACCTGCGGAGAAATTGACCACATCGGCCGAAAGTCGCTTCTCGGCCAACTCGAAGGAGAGTTTGGTCCGGGTGCTGTTCTCAAAGAAGATGTTGGCAATCGTGATATCCCGCAGGGTAGGTACCTTCTTGATGGGGCGGTTGATGATCTCTTTGAAATGAGAGGCCCATTCGAAGATCAGTTCGATGTCCTTCTTGCTCAGGTGCTCGGTCCCCAGTAGATGCTTGACGCTGATATCCTTCATCCCTTGTCCACTTTTTCGAAAAGCACGGCTTTCTGGAAGCCTTTCTCGTCCCATTCCACCTGCACATGCTGCGTGGCGATACTATCCACCATCTGTCCGGTATAGCTCGGCTCTATGGGCAACTGCCGACTGAATCTCCGGTCGATCAATACCAGAAGTTCCACACTGGCCGGGCGTCCTAGACTGACCAAAGCATCCAAGGCGGCACGTATGGTTCGCCCGGTATAGAGCACATCATCCACCAGGATGATCCGCTTCTGCTCGATGGGGAAATCCAGTTCTGTACTGGCTGCTGCGAGTGGTTTGTCCCTGCGCCCGAAATCATCGCGGTAAAAGGTCACA
The window above is part of the Flavobacteriales bacterium genome. Proteins encoded here:
- a CDS encoding aspartate carbamoyltransferase catalytic subunit; protein product: MKDISVKHLLGTEHLSKKDIELIFEWASHFKEIINRPIKKVPTLRDITIANIFFENSTRTKLSFELAEKRLSADVVNFSAGASSVKKGETLIDTVNNILAMKVDIIVMRHPEPGAALFLSKNVDSRVINAGDGTHEHPTQALLDSFSLLERFESLKGKRIAIVGDIKHSRVALSNIHCLKTLGAEVQVCGPSTLIPKYIDTLGVSVSHDLEETMRWADGLNMLRIQLERQEQSNLPSLRDYTLKYQLNRDLMDKVGKDLVVMHPGPINRGVEITSELADSDSSIILDQVENGVAIRMAVIFLLAQQLNRN
- the pyrR gene encoding bifunctional pyr operon transcriptional regulator/uracil phosphoribosyltransferase PyrR; this encodes MRPVTILDSKQLDLTLNRLAFQLVERYLDFDGTAIIGLQRTGAFLSEALVDKVRGIRKDCKVEHGLLDVTFYRDDFGRRDKPLAAASTELDFPIEQKRIILVDDVLYTGRTIRAALDALVSLGRPASVELLVLIDRRFSRQLPIEPSYTGQMVDSIATQHVQVEWDEKGFQKAVLFEKVDKG
- a CDS encoding STAS domain-containing protein, encoding MKFRIDSKEKYTLVKSELEKLDAQHAPDLKSELVYLNKNGVKNIIIDLTGTRYCDSSGLSAILVANRLCKGEDGTFILTGLEPAVAKLVSISQLDTVLNITPTLNEAQDLLFMEQVEKDLDED
- a CDS encoding T9SS type A sorting domain-containing protein, with translation MKRVLLGVLVLCTLGLNTQAQCDPNPLYVDSLFGVWPDTATNFPPAVVNELYNTQLDLKVPSNASQVPGAGLPPLPIDSASVDDVMGLPAGLSYQCASQTDGYCTFLGGALGCAVLTGTPTEIGVFDLVIQVTAYLNLVGSVVEGPLDFEGYRVAVAEDGTTSIQTVESFKPKVSQNSPNPFQFRTEVNFTLMNAHEVEFIVMDLLGQEVYSETIEAVRGENTIEFEPEGLESGIYMYALRSPYGTVTRRMVYDRP